Genomic window (Streptomyces cadmiisoli):
CGAACGTCCGCTTCCAGAACATGGTGACCGTCTCCCTCGGTGGCACCGGGACCATCCGGCATGTCATCAACGACCGAGGCGGCCCCTCCAACTCCACGACCAACGTGGCCAATCTGGTGAGCTACCCGTGAGGCGGCACGCAGCACGTCTGCTGCTTCTGCTGGCCCTGGTGCTGGGGCTGACCGCCCCGGCCCACACCGGGCCCGCGGCCACCGCGGCGCCCCGGGCGCCCGCGTTCCGGGTGCTCGCCCTCTACAGTGGCACCTGGGACCCCGCGCACATCGACTTCGTCGAGGAAGCCAACACGTGGTTCCCGCAGGCCGCCGCGCAGAACAACTTCAGCTACACCGCGAGCACCGACTGGAACCTGCTCGCGAACGGCGGGGTGAACGCCTACCAGGTCGTCCTGTTCCTCGACGACGCACCGCACACCCAGGCACAGCGCGCCGGATTCGAGCAGTACATGCGGGCCGGCGGCGGCTGGTTCGGCTTCCACGTCTCGGCGTTCACCACCGACGCCGGCTCCTGGCCCTGGTACTACAACCAGCTCCTCGGCAGCGGGAACTTCCGCACCAACACCTGGGGCCCGACGACCGCGGTGCTGCGCACCGAGGACCGCACCCACCCCGCCACCACCGCGCTGCCGGCGACCTTCACGTCGTCGGTCAGTGAGTGGTACGGCTGGTCCAACGATCTGCGCACCAACCCGAACATCAAGATCCTGGCCTCCGTCGACCCGTCCAGCTTCCCGCTGGGCACGGACCCGAACCAGTCCTGGTACAGCGGCTACTACCCGATCCTGTGGACGAACACCCAGTACAAGATGCTGTACGCCAACTTCGGCCACAACGCGATGGACTACGACACCGACACCCGGCTGTCCTCGACCTTCGCGAGCCCCACGCAGAACCGCTTCCTGATCGACGGCCTCAAATGGCTGGGCGGGGCGGGCAGCGGTCCCGACCCGACCGAGCCGATCTCCGAGACCGCGTGGTACTCACTGGCCGACGACGCGCACGGCACCTGCGTCGACGCGCGAGCGGCGGCCACGGCCAACGGCACGGCGATCCAGCAGTACACCTGCAACGGCACCCTGGCCCAGCAGTTCCAGTTCCGCTCCACCGACAGCGGGTACACGCGGATCGCGATCCGCGGCAATCCGCAGCAGGTCGTCGACGTCACCGATGTGTCGACCGCCGACAACGCGCGCCTTCAACTGTGGTCCTACGGCGGTGGCGGCAACCAGCAGTGGCTGCCGGTACGGGAGGCCTCCGGCCGGTACCACTTCGTCGCCCGGCACAGCGGCAAGTGCCTGAGCACCACGGGAGGTTCGGCGATCGGAGTGCAGCTCGTGCAACGCGCCTGCGACAACTCGGCGGCGCAGAGCTTCCGACTGACCGTACAACCCTGAGGCCGTGAGCCGCCCGTCCGCTCCGGGTGACACACCCGCAGCGGGCGGGCGGCCGCACAAGGCCACTACGGGCGTACGTCGCCCTCGACGCCCTGCTCGGTCCAGATGGTCTTGCCCGTCCCGCTGAACCGGGTGCCCCAACGCCGGGTGAGCTGGGCGACGAGGAACAGTCCGCGTCCGCCCTCGTCCCCGGAGCGCGCGTGGCGCAGGTGGGGAGCCGTGGTGCTCGCGTCGGAGACTTCGCAGATCAGCGCGTCCTGATCACGGATGACCCGCAGCCGGACGGGGCCCTCCGCATGGCGGATGGCGTTGGTGACCAACTCGCTCACCACCAGCTCCGTCACGAACGCCGTCTCCTCGAGCCCCCAGACCTCCAGTTGCCGCTGCACGAGGCTGCGTGCCGTGGCGACCACCGCCGGATCGCTGGGCAGGTCCCAAGTGCTCATGCGGTCGTCGTCCAGACGCTGCGTGCGGGCCAGCAGCAGGACGGAGCCTCGCCGCGAGGCCTCCTCCGGGGGCGAGGCCTTCACCACCTCGTTGCGCAGCTGCTCCAGGAAGGCGTCGGACGACGAGGCCATCGCCCGGGTGAGCCACTGCGGAGCCTCACGCGTCGGCCGCCCGTCGGCCGTGACGGCCGGGGCGTAGAACAGGAGCGTACTGTCGGCGGGAAGTTCGACTTCCTGTGAGCTCCGCTCGCGGTCCGACGTTCCCAGGGGAGCGCCCACGGCGCCGGTGAGGGCCTGCACGCTTCCATCGGGTCGTGCCACGACAGGCGGAGCATGACCGGCGCCGGCCAGGGTCAGCCGCCCGGTGGCCGGGTCGTAGACCGCGTACACACAGGTGATCGCGGCTCCGGTGCCGTCGTCCCGCGGAGCGGTTCCCGCCCGTTGTTCGCCCGCGATCCGGACGACGAGGGTGTCCAGACGGGCCAGTACCTCCTCCGGATCGAGATCCAGGTCCGCCAAGGCGTGTACGGCCGCTGCCAGCCGTCCGATGGCGGCGGCGCCGGAGAGCCCGGCTTCGTCCGTGGTGCCGACGACCAGGGCGACGCGCGCCCCCGACAGCGGGATCACGTCGAACCAGTTCGCGCCCGATCCGGCCGGGACGAAGTGGTCGGCGGTCTGCACGGCACTCTGCGGGGCGACGTGCTGGGGGAGGAGCTCGCGCTGCATGGCGCGCGCGGCGATGTGTTCGCGGGTGTAGCGGCGTGCGTTGTCGAAGCTCAGCGCGGCCCGGGTGGCGAGGTCACGCGCCGTCAGGACGTCGAAGTCGGAGAACGGGCTGCTCAGGCCGAGGCGGTAGAACGTCACCACACCGAGCACGACGCCGCGTGCCTTCATCGGCACGACGAGGGAGTGAGCGGGGCGCAGCCCGGTCGTTCCCCGGTACAGCGGCTCCCCGTCGTCTCCGGGAAGCATGATCTCCACTCGTCGGGGCTCGACGTCGGTCAGGCGTTCCCCCGCGGACACCGGGTAGGGGAAGCGCGGTTGGCCAGCCGGTGCGGGGCCCTCGCGGCAGGCGGCAGCGGGCACGTACCGCAGGCCCGTCCTGAGGAGGTCGTCGCGTGCGGGGTCGGGTTCCTCCCCGGCGATGACCGGCGCGAACACATCGACCGCGGTGGCGTCGGCGAAACGCGGGACCGCGACGGCGGCGAGCTGCTGACCCGTCTCGACCACGTCCAGGGAGGTTCCGATCAGGGCGCTGGCGTCGGCCAGCAACGCGATGCGCTCCTCCGCGGTCCGCCGCTCCGTGATCTCGACGGCGGTGGTGGCCAGTCCCACCACTCGGCCCCCGGGGTCCTCCAGCCGGAAGATCGAGTTGGCGTGTACGTGCTCGTGCTCCGGATCGTCCGGAGGCCGCCCCCGCTTGTCGAAGTTGACGACCGGCACCCCTGACTCCAGGACGTCCTGCATACGCTCCTCGAACTCGTCGGAGTTCGAATCGGGCCACAACTCGTGCGGCATGAGGCCGAGCGAGCCGGCCGCGAACACGCCCTGCATCCCCTCCGCCGCGGGATTGAACCGGCGAAGGCGCAGATCGGAGCCGTAGACACACAGGCTCGTGGGGGACTGGGTGAACAGCGCGTTCAGCACGGCCTCGTCGACGACCTGCGCCTCCGACTCGTCCGCGGCGGCGGTCACCTGCACCGTCCAGCTGCCCGGAGCGTGGCCGGCGGGGCGGATCCGTACCCGGCACGGCTCGGTGTGCCCGTCACGGCAGCGCAGCACCACCGGCGCGGTGAGGTCCCGTCCGTCCGGGCCGCCGCCGAGGGCCACCGGCTGCTCCGGGGCCAGAAGGCCGCTCACCGGCCTGCCGCGCATCTCGGCCGCGGTGAACCCCAGCAGGTCGTGCGCGGCCCTGCTCCAGTGGGTGACCGCTCCGTGCCGGTCGACGACCAGATCGGCGTCGGCGTGGACACCGGGCGCGGACGACCGTCGATCCGCTGCGTGTGAGGTGCTCACAGCAACCAGTCCCCTCATGGTTCCGTGAGCCAGCATGGCAAAGAACGACATATAAGGCATCCGGGGCACCGGACAGTGCGTTGGACACTGTGTCCGATTCGACCTACGCTCGTCTTCACGCGCACGAGCGCCCAAGTCGAATGATCAGGAAAGTGGATCTTCTGTGGTTCCAGATGTGACAGCCCCGCCCACACTGCTCCTCGTGCACGGGGCCTGGCACGGCGGCTGGTGCTGGGACAGGTTGCGGGCGGCGATGGAGGCCGAGGGGGTGGACACCCGTACGGTGGACCTGCCGAGCGCCGGGGGCCTGGGCGGAATCGCGGAGGACACCCGTGTCGTCCGCGAGGCCCTGGCCGCGATGGCGGGTCCGGTCGTGGTCGTGGCCCACTCCTACGGCGGAATCCCCGCCGGACAGGCCGTCGCCGACG
Coding sequences:
- a CDS encoding ThuA domain-containing protein gives rise to the protein MRRHAARLLLLLALVLGLTAPAHTGPAATAAPRAPAFRVLALYSGTWDPAHIDFVEEANTWFPQAAAQNNFSYTASTDWNLLANGGVNAYQVVLFLDDAPHTQAQRAGFEQYMRAGGGWFGFHVSAFTTDAGSWPWYYNQLLGSGNFRTNTWGPTTAVLRTEDRTHPATTALPATFTSSVSEWYGWSNDLRTNPNIKILASVDPSSFPLGTDPNQSWYSGYYPILWTNTQYKMLYANFGHNAMDYDTDTRLSSTFASPTQNRFLIDGLKWLGGAGSGPDPTEPISETAWYSLADDAHGTCVDARAAATANGTAIQQYTCNGTLAQQFQFRSTDSGYTRIAIRGNPQQVVDVTDVSTADNARLQLWSYGGGGNQQWLPVREASGRYHFVARHSGKCLSTTGGSAIGVQLVQRACDNSAAQSFRLTVQP
- a CDS encoding SpoIIE family protein phosphatase translates to MSTSHAADRRSSAPGVHADADLVVDRHGAVTHWSRAAHDLLGFTAAEMRGRPVSGLLAPEQPVALGGGPDGRDLTAPVVLRCRDGHTEPCRVRIRPAGHAPGSWTVQVTAAADESEAQVVDEAVLNALFTQSPTSLCVYGSDLRLRRFNPAAEGMQGVFAAGSLGLMPHELWPDSNSDEFEERMQDVLESGVPVVNFDKRGRPPDDPEHEHVHANSIFRLEDPGGRVVGLATTAVEITERRTAEERIALLADASALIGTSLDVVETGQQLAAVAVPRFADATAVDVFAPVIAGEEPDPARDDLLRTGLRYVPAAACREGPAPAGQPRFPYPVSAGERLTDVEPRRVEIMLPGDDGEPLYRGTTGLRPAHSLVVPMKARGVVLGVVTFYRLGLSSPFSDFDVLTARDLATRAALSFDNARRYTREHIAARAMQRELLPQHVAPQSAVQTADHFVPAGSGANWFDVIPLSGARVALVVGTTDEAGLSGAAAIGRLAAAVHALADLDLDPEEVLARLDTLVVRIAGEQRAGTAPRDDGTGAAITCVYAVYDPATGRLTLAGAGHAPPVVARPDGSVQALTGAVGAPLGTSDRERSSQEVELPADSTLLFYAPAVTADGRPTREAPQWLTRAMASSSDAFLEQLRNEVVKASPPEEASRRGSVLLLARTQRLDDDRMSTWDLPSDPAVVATARSLVQRQLEVWGLEETAFVTELVVSELVTNAIRHAEGPVRLRVIRDQDALICEVSDASTTAPHLRHARSGDEGGRGLFLVAQLTRRWGTRFSGTGKTIWTEQGVEGDVRP